One genomic segment of Acinetobacter oleivorans DR1 includes these proteins:
- a CDS encoding 2-oxo acid dehydrogenase subunit E2, which translates to MQIKTPDIGVDKAVVAEILVKVGDSIAENDSLVLLESDKASVEVPSTSAGVVKSILIKEGDSVTEGTVLFELEAEGAAPVAQTEEVAKPAPAAEQTAAPAAVQQTSTAAQPAAATTSQVVEVQVPDIGVEKALVGEILVKVGEQIDIEQSIVVVESDKATVEVPSSVAGTVESIQVKEGDTVKEGVVLIKVKTTSASSAPVEAPASTAAAAPAPVQKETVATAATQSGPVDINVPDLGVDKAVVAEILVQVGDKVDVDQSLVVVESDKATVEVPSTVAGIVKAIHLQAGQQVSQGILLATIEAEGQAPAAAKAEVAPAPQAAAPKAAAPAPTQAVSAPASGSDKLTKEQEAENAKVYAGPAVRKLARELGVILSQVKTSGEHGRVVKEDIFAYVKTRLTAPQAAPVAAAAPAVSGLPKLPDFTAFGGVEEKVLTRLQQVSIPQLSLNNFIPQVTQFDLADITELEDWRNELKGNFKKEGISLTIMAFIIKAVAYLLKEEREFAGHLSDDGKSVLLRNEIHMGIAVATPDGLTVPVLRNPDQKSIKQIAVELGVLGQKARDKKLTPKDLQGANFTISSLGAIGGTAFTPLVNWPQVAILGISPATMQPVWNGKDFDPRLMLPLSLSYDHRVINGADAARFTNKLTKLLKDIRTLLI; encoded by the coding sequence ATGCAAATTAAGACCCCTGATATTGGTGTAGATAAAGCAGTTGTTGCTGAAATTTTGGTAAAAGTTGGTGACAGCATTGCTGAAAATGACAGCCTTGTTTTACTTGAGTCAGATAAAGCATCTGTTGAAGTGCCTAGCACTTCAGCAGGTGTCGTAAAAAGTATCTTAATCAAGGAAGGCGATAGCGTAACTGAAGGTACGGTATTGTTTGAACTTGAGGCTGAAGGTGCTGCACCTGTAGCTCAAACAGAAGAAGTTGCAAAACCTGCTCCAGCAGCTGAACAAACAGCAGCGCCGGCAGCGGTACAACAGACTTCAACTGCTGCACAACCTGCAGCGGCAACCACTAGCCAAGTGGTTGAAGTTCAAGTTCCTGATATTGGTGTTGAAAAAGCACTCGTTGGTGAAATCTTAGTAAAAGTTGGTGAGCAAATCGATATTGAGCAAAGCATCGTTGTTGTTGAATCTGACAAAGCAACTGTAGAAGTACCAAGTAGTGTTGCGGGTACTGTAGAAAGCATTCAAGTTAAAGAAGGCGATACAGTTAAAGAAGGTGTTGTGCTCATTAAAGTGAAAACAACATCTGCATCGAGTGCGCCAGTTGAAGCTCCTGCTTCTACAGCAGCGGCAGCGCCTGCACCAGTTCAAAAAGAAACTGTAGCTACGGCTGCTACTCAATCTGGACCAGTTGATATTAACGTTCCTGATTTGGGCGTAGATAAAGCAGTTGTTGCTGAAATCTTGGTTCAGGTTGGCGATAAAGTTGATGTAGACCAAAGCCTTGTTGTGGTTGAGTCAGATAAAGCGACTGTTGAAGTTCCAAGTACTGTTGCGGGCATTGTGAAAGCGATTCACTTGCAAGCAGGCCAACAGGTTTCACAAGGTATATTGCTTGCAACAATTGAAGCTGAAGGCCAAGCACCTGCTGCGGCAAAAGCAGAAGTAGCTCCAGCTCCACAGGCAGCAGCACCTAAAGCGGCAGCTCCTGCTCCGACTCAGGCTGTATCTGCTCCAGCGTCTGGCAGTGACAAGTTAACTAAAGAGCAAGAAGCCGAAAACGCTAAAGTATATGCAGGTCCTGCTGTACGTAAGCTTGCTCGTGAACTTGGTGTGATTTTGTCACAAGTTAAAACTTCTGGTGAGCATGGCCGTGTTGTTAAAGAAGATATCTTTGCTTATGTGAAGACTCGTTTAACTGCGCCACAAGCTGCACCAGTTGCTGCGGCTGCACCAGCGGTTTCGGGTTTACCAAAGCTTCCTGACTTCACTGCGTTTGGTGGAGTGGAAGAAAAAGTACTGACGCGTTTGCAGCAAGTATCAATTCCGCAATTGTCGTTGAATAACTTTATTCCGCAAGTCACTCAGTTTGATTTGGCTGACATTACTGAGTTAGAAGATTGGCGTAATGAACTGAAAGGCAACTTCAAAAAAGAAGGTATCAGCCTGACGATTATGGCATTCATTATCAAAGCAGTTGCGTATTTGTTAAAAGAAGAGCGTGAGTTCGCAGGTCATCTATCTGATGACGGTAAATCAGTGCTCTTGCGCAATGAAATCCATATGGGAATTGCGGTAGCAACACCTGATGGTTTAACTGTGCCAGTACTTCGTAACCCAGACCAAAAATCAATTAAGCAAATCGCAGTTGAATTGGGTGTGTTAGGTCAAAAAGCACGTGATAAGAAATTAACACCGAAAGACTTACAAGGTGCGAATTTCACCATTTCAAGCTTAGGCGCAATTGGTGGTACAGCATTTACACCACTTGTAAACTGGCCACAAGTTGCGATTTTGGGTATTTCACCTGCAACGATGCAACCGGTTTGGAATGGTAAAGACTTTGATCCACGCTTAATGTTGCCGTTGTCGTTGTCTTATGATCACCGTGTAATTAATGGTGCAGATGCCGCTCGATTTACCAATAAACTTACGAAACTTCTTAAAGATATTCGTACTTTATTAATCTAA
- a CDS encoding TMEM165/GDT1 family protein, which yields MQEFLISTSIVALAEMGDKTQLLALLLSARFRKPIPILIAILLATLINHGISAVLGQWITTVLSPEILVWVLAGGFIGMAFWMLIPDKLDDETDSINRWQKFGVFGATFILFFLAEIGDKTQIATVALAARYDSIFWVMLGTTLGMMIANAPAVFIGNKLAERLSISLIHKIGAAIFLIVGISTLVQHYFF from the coding sequence ATGCAAGAATTTCTGATTTCTACCTCGATTGTTGCCCTTGCTGAAATGGGCGATAAAACTCAATTGTTGGCCCTTTTACTGTCTGCACGTTTCCGTAAGCCAATCCCTATTCTCATTGCGATTCTTTTAGCCACTTTAATTAACCATGGTATCTCTGCTGTGCTTGGACAGTGGATTACAACCGTGTTGAGTCCCGAAATTTTAGTTTGGGTACTTGCGGGTGGTTTCATTGGTATGGCCTTCTGGATGCTTATTCCAGATAAGCTAGATGATGAAACAGATAGCATTAACAGATGGCAAAAATTTGGTGTTTTTGGTGCAACCTTTATCCTGTTCTTCTTAGCAGAAATTGGTGATAAAACTCAGATTGCGACAGTTGCTTTAGCTGCACGTTATGACAGCATTTTCTGGGTAATGCTAGGCACAACCTTAGGTATGATGATTGCCAATGCACCAGCTGTATTTATTGGTAATAAATTAGCTGAACGTTTATCTATCTCTCTCATCCATAAAATTGGTGCTGCAATTTTCTTAATTGTAGGTATCTCTACTTTAGTGCAGCATTATTTCTTCTAA
- a CDS encoding TonB-dependent siderophore receptor — MNQAPYFSSSKTLLAVTIFSLMTASHADETAEQQNSTSVLPTISIQAQKEPSSPYVATKATSALKSDAPLFKTAQSVSVVTREQLDQKQARTLADALEGVAGVEAGKLGRRGWDDFVIRGQTSSDSVYVDGLRVGQNTYVATELSGMDQIQVLKGPASINFGLVAPGGMVNLVTKRPEAENFARASMTYGSYNLKEGTFDLNYSPNNSEKGAFRLNGRISDQDDPTDYVYFKNYYISPSYNFDLGDKTDLSVIASYQHREYIRQQGLPVIGTLKDNPNGAIDRSLYIGDPNFGKYEADVYRTGYTFKHAFDNGWNFNQNFAVQKTEMDGTAVFAQTKKFWADSSYTTINRANNSRHQVIDNLSFAIDNRLNKQFDLYGMQHDINIGVDAFQEKSDYTNDKYDIGNLNIYDPVYGQNVTLKQNVLDINRLKYLGLYLRDRIQLNDQWLLSLSGRQDWAQTQSTSLVTSSASKQSDNAFTGSASVMYTLNGIVAPYVSYATSFTPNSGTDVNNNPFKPEEGKQVEVGMKLQSPDQRVQGAIAWYDLKRQNVLVTDTANSGYKAQRGEQLTRGIETELSAEILEGLKLTAAYTYTMDAEISKDTNASNVGKALDNIPEHAYSLSARYKFDPTSKLGWYVGGGFRGETYKTVDGLDVHIPGYTVFDTEAGYDAGHWGAQLAIRNLFDKDYYAGALNENLVTLGNPRQINFTVKFNY; from the coding sequence ATGAACCAAGCACCTTATTTTTCAAGCTCCAAAACATTGTTAGCAGTTACTATTTTTAGCTTAATGACAGCAAGTCATGCTGATGAAACAGCAGAACAACAGAATTCGACCAGTGTGCTACCCACAATTTCTATTCAGGCGCAAAAAGAACCCAGCTCTCCCTATGTCGCAACAAAAGCAACCTCTGCCCTAAAATCAGATGCACCCTTATTTAAGACGGCTCAATCGGTTTCTGTGGTGACTCGTGAACAGCTCGACCAGAAACAAGCTAGAACTCTAGCAGATGCACTTGAAGGTGTTGCAGGTGTCGAAGCTGGAAAACTTGGTCGTCGTGGTTGGGATGATTTTGTTATTCGTGGGCAGACCTCTTCCGATTCGGTTTACGTAGATGGTTTAAGAGTTGGACAAAATACTTATGTTGCCACTGAACTATCAGGCATGGATCAGATCCAAGTCTTAAAAGGCCCTGCCTCTATTAATTTCGGTTTGGTTGCACCAGGTGGTATGGTCAATTTAGTCACTAAACGCCCAGAAGCAGAAAACTTTGCACGTGCTAGCATGACTTATGGCAGCTATAATTTAAAAGAAGGTACATTCGATTTAAACTATAGCCCTAATAATAGTGAAAAAGGTGCTTTTCGTTTAAATGGCCGCATCTCTGACCAAGATGACCCGACAGATTATGTGTATTTTAAAAATTACTATATCTCGCCTTCTTACAACTTCGACTTAGGTGATAAAACTGACCTCTCTGTAATCGCAAGCTATCAGCATCGTGAATATATTCGTCAGCAAGGCTTGCCTGTAATTGGCACATTAAAAGACAATCCTAACGGCGCTATAGACCGAAGTTTATATATTGGCGATCCTAATTTTGGTAAATATGAAGCAGATGTTTATCGTACGGGTTATACGTTTAAACATGCCTTTGATAATGGCTGGAACTTTAACCAGAATTTTGCCGTCCAAAAAACCGAAATGGATGGCACTGCGGTTTTTGCTCAAACTAAAAAGTTTTGGGCAGACTCATCTTATACAACCATTAACCGAGCTAATAATAGTCGGCATCAAGTGATTGATAACTTAAGTTTCGCCATCGATAACCGTTTAAACAAACAGTTTGATTTATATGGCATGCAGCACGACATTAATATTGGCGTAGATGCTTTTCAGGAAAAAAGTGACTACACCAATGATAAATACGATATTGGCAATTTAAATATCTATGACCCCGTTTATGGTCAAAACGTGACATTGAAACAAAATGTTCTGGATATTAATCGTCTCAAATATTTGGGCCTCTATTTACGTGACCGCATTCAACTTAATGACCAATGGCTTTTAAGCTTGTCTGGACGCCAAGACTGGGCACAAACCCAAAGCACAAGTTTAGTTACAAGTAGTGCAAGCAAACAATCAGACAATGCTTTTACGGGTAGCGCCTCTGTCATGTATACCCTTAATGGCATTGTTGCCCCTTATGTCAGCTATGCCACTTCATTTACACCTAACAGTGGTACTGATGTAAATAACAATCCGTTCAAACCTGAAGAAGGAAAACAGGTTGAAGTCGGAATGAAATTACAAAGCCCTGATCAACGAGTTCAAGGTGCTATCGCTTGGTATGATTTAAAACGTCAAAATGTTTTAGTCACTGATACTGCGAATAGTGGCTATAAAGCTCAGCGTGGCGAACAGTTAACACGTGGTATTGAAACTGAGCTCAGCGCAGAAATTTTAGAAGGCTTAAAACTAACAGCTGCATATACTTACACTATGGATGCTGAAATTAGTAAAGATACAAACGCGAGCAATGTAGGAAAAGCACTCGATAATATTCCTGAGCATGCTTATAGTTTGTCAGCACGCTATAAATTTGACCCTACATCAAAACTTGGTTGGTATGTTGGTGGTGGATTTCGTGGTGAAACATATAAAACTGTCGATGGCTTAGATGTTCACATTCCAGGCTATACAGTCTTTGACACTGAAGCTGGCTACGATGCAGGACATTGGGGTGCTCAACTTGCTATCCGTAATTTATTTGATAAAGATTACTATGCAGGTGCGCTGAACGAGAATTTAGTGACGCTCGGCAACCCACGCCAAATTAACTTCACAGTGAAATTTAACTACTAA
- a CDS encoding oxygen-binding di-iron domain-containing protein yields the protein MGFEKTTSQILFDNGVHKCISFTSLVKGEGIQANQFLIIDHERAAVIDPGGDLTYIPLTMELNKYTRLKNLDYVMASHQDPDIITSMPRWLVYTDAKVVASKLWARFLPHLNSSFMSERMKGNWEDRLIELPDRGQVIQLGESKLVVVPAHFLHSVGNFQFYDPVAKILFSGDMGASIVEDANQLLTDFDTHVSKMKAFHQRYMCSNKVIRLWVNMVRQMDIQMIVPQHGSPFIGKEMINQFLDWIEVLPCGVDLMTEQVFSCPA from the coding sequence ATGGGGTTTGAAAAAACAACATCGCAGATATTATTCGATAATGGCGTACATAAATGTATTAGTTTTACCAGTTTGGTCAAAGGGGAAGGTATTCAAGCCAATCAATTTTTAATTATTGATCATGAGCGTGCTGCTGTAATCGATCCGGGTGGCGATTTGACCTATATTCCATTAACGATGGAATTAAATAAATATACACGTTTGAAAAATCTGGACTATGTGATGGCTTCGCATCAGGATCCGGATATTATTACCTCAATGCCACGCTGGTTGGTCTATACAGATGCTAAAGTCGTGGCATCAAAATTATGGGCACGATTTTTACCTCACTTAAACTCGTCTTTTATGAGTGAACGTATGAAAGGTAATTGGGAAGACCGTCTTATTGAATTACCTGACCGTGGCCAAGTGATTCAATTGGGGGAATCAAAGTTAGTTGTAGTTCCTGCCCATTTTCTACATTCGGTCGGTAATTTTCAGTTTTATGATCCCGTTGCCAAAATCTTATTTTCTGGAGATATGGGCGCTTCGATTGTTGAGGATGCCAATCAACTTTTGACAGATTTCGATACGCATGTTTCGAAAATGAAAGCTTTTCACCAACGCTATATGTGTTCCAATAAGGTTATCCGTTTATGGGTAAACATGGTCCGCCAGATGGACATTCAAATGATTGTTCCACAGCATGGCAGTCCATTTATTGGCAAAGAAATGATTAATCAGTTTTTGGACTGGATTGAGGTTTTACCTTGTGGTGTCGACTTGATGACAGAACAAGTTTTTAGTTGTCCTGCCTAA
- the guaB gene encoding IMP dehydrogenase, giving the protein MLTIVQEALTFDDVLLLPAYSTVLPKDVSLKTRLTRGIHLNIPLVSAAMDTVTESRMAIAMSQNGGIGILHKNMDIAAQAAEVRRVKKFEAGMVKDPITVTPETTVRELIAITTANNISGVPVVKDGKVVGIVTGRDTRFETNLEQPVSNIMTGQDRLVTVREGESKENIQALLQKHRIEKVLVVGESNELKGLITVTDFRKAESYPNSCKDDLGRLRVGAAVGTGADTPSRVEALVEAGVDVIVVDTAHGHSAGVIERVRWVKQNFPQVQVIGGNIATGDAALALLDAGADAVKVGIGPGSICTTRIVAGIGMPQISAIDSVASALKDQIPLIADGGIRFSGDMAKAIGAGASTIMVGSLLAGTEEAPGEVEFFQGRYYKAYRGMGSLGAMAGATGSADRYFQDSKAGAEKLVPEGIEGRVPYKGPMGNIVHQMMGGLRSSMGYTGSAVIEDLRQNAKFVKITSAGMSESHVHDVTITKEAPNYRVG; this is encoded by the coding sequence ATGCTGACCATCGTTCAAGAAGCGCTAACCTTCGATGATGTCTTATTACTTCCTGCCTACTCTACTGTTCTCCCAAAAGATGTCTCTTTAAAGACACGATTAACTCGCGGCATTCATTTAAATATCCCATTAGTTTCAGCTGCAATGGATACAGTGACTGAGTCACGTATGGCGATTGCGATGTCACAAAATGGTGGTATCGGGATTTTGCACAAAAACATGGATATTGCTGCTCAAGCTGCAGAAGTACGCCGTGTAAAGAAATTCGAAGCGGGTATGGTGAAAGATCCTATCACTGTAACGCCTGAAACTACAGTACGTGAACTGATTGCAATTACCACTGCTAATAACATTAGCGGTGTACCTGTTGTTAAAGACGGCAAGGTTGTCGGTATTGTGACAGGCCGTGATACGCGTTTTGAAACTAATTTAGAACAACCTGTTAGCAACATCATGACAGGCCAAGATCGTTTAGTCACTGTACGTGAAGGCGAGTCTAAAGAAAATATTCAAGCATTATTGCAAAAACACCGTATTGAAAAAGTCTTGGTCGTTGGCGAGAGCAACGAACTTAAAGGCTTAATTACAGTGACTGACTTCCGCAAAGCTGAAAGTTATCCAAACAGTTGTAAAGATGACCTTGGCCGTTTACGTGTTGGTGCTGCGGTAGGTACAGGTGCTGATACACCAAGTCGTGTGGAAGCATTGGTTGAAGCTGGTGTTGACGTCATTGTTGTTGATACAGCACACGGTCACTCAGCTGGTGTAATTGAACGTGTACGTTGGGTGAAACAAAACTTCCCTCAAGTTCAAGTGATTGGTGGAAACATTGCAACTGGTGATGCTGCATTAGCATTATTAGATGCTGGTGCAGATGCTGTAAAAGTGGGTATTGGTCCTGGTTCTATCTGTACAACACGTATTGTGGCAGGTATTGGTATGCCACAAATTTCTGCGATTGACAGCGTTGCTAGCGCACTAAAAGATCAAATTCCTTTAATTGCAGATGGCGGTATCCGCTTCTCTGGCGATATGGCAAAAGCGATCGGTGCGGGTGCAAGCACGATCATGGTTGGTTCACTTCTAGCTGGTACTGAAGAAGCGCCGGGCGAAGTTGAGTTTTTCCAAGGTCGTTACTACAAAGCATATCGTGGTATGGGTTCATTAGGTGCAATGGCGGGAGCAACTGGTTCTGCTGACCGTTATTTCCAAGATTCAAAAGCGGGTGCTGAGAAATTAGTACCAGAAGGAATCGAAGGCCGTGTTCCATATAAAGGCCCAATGGGTAATATCGTTCATCAAATGATGGGTGGTTTACGTTCATCGATGGGTTATACCGGTTCAGCTGTGATTGAAGATCTTCGCCAAAATGCGAAATTTGTGAAAATTACTTCAGCAGGTATGTCTGAGTCACATGTTCACGATGTAACGATTACTAAAGAAGCTCCAAACTATCGTGTTGGTTAG
- the glmM gene encoding phosphoglucosamine mutase, with amino-acid sequence MSYFGTDGIRGKFGQMPITPEFALKLGFAAGKVLKRTSQKNKPLVVLGKDTRLSGYILESALQAGLNAAGVYVHLLGPLPTPAIAHLTRALHAHAGIVISASHNPYYDNGIKFFSSEGKKLPDSLQEEINRELEKDLFIEDTANLGKSVRVNDANGRYIEFCKSTFPYHFDLNNLKIVLDCAHGAAYSVGPSVFRELGAKVVALYNEPDGLNINESCGSTHPEHLQKAVVEHEADLGIAFDGDADRVVMVDKFGNLIDGDHILYILATQAQNKPAGIVGTVMSNMALEVALEKANVNFIRAKVGDRYVLQALEENGWVIGGEPSGHILTLDKSTTGDAIIAALQVLTVMVEQNKALHELVQDFKLFPQVLLNVRLEQMLDPYSIPALVTEFDKAEAQLKGRGRILIRKSGTEPVIRVMVEGDDEQEVKALAQHLADSVRSQAQVA; translated from the coding sequence ATGAGTTATTTTGGAACGGATGGTATTCGTGGAAAATTTGGGCAAATGCCTATTACTCCAGAGTTTGCTTTAAAACTCGGTTTTGCTGCAGGGAAGGTATTAAAACGAACGAGTCAAAAAAATAAACCACTCGTTGTATTAGGAAAAGACACTCGTTTATCTGGCTACATTTTAGAATCTGCTTTGCAGGCGGGCTTAAACGCTGCTGGCGTATATGTTCATCTACTTGGTCCTTTACCAACACCAGCCATTGCACATCTTACCCGTGCTTTGCATGCACATGCAGGTATTGTTATTTCTGCATCGCATAATCCATATTATGATAATGGGATTAAATTCTTCTCAAGTGAAGGCAAAAAATTACCAGATTCGTTACAAGAAGAAATTAACCGCGAATTAGAAAAAGATTTATTCATTGAGGACACTGCAAACTTAGGTAAAAGTGTTCGTGTAAATGATGCAAATGGTCGCTATATTGAATTCTGTAAATCTACATTCCCTTACCACTTTGATTTAAATAATTTAAAGATTGTGTTGGACTGTGCTCATGGCGCTGCATATAGCGTTGGACCTTCAGTTTTCCGTGAGTTAGGGGCAAAAGTTGTTGCTTTATATAATGAACCAGATGGCTTAAATATTAATGAGAGCTGTGGTTCAACACATCCTGAACACTTACAAAAAGCAGTAGTTGAGCACGAAGCAGATTTAGGTATTGCCTTTGATGGTGATGCTGACCGTGTTGTGATGGTTGATAAGTTTGGTAACTTAATTGATGGCGACCATATTTTATATATTTTGGCGACTCAAGCTCAAAATAAGCCAGCGGGTATTGTTGGTACTGTCATGAGTAATATGGCACTTGAAGTTGCACTTGAAAAAGCAAACGTTAACTTTATTCGTGCAAAAGTTGGTGACCGCTATGTATTACAAGCTTTAGAAGAAAATGGTTGGGTGATAGGTGGCGAACCTTCTGGTCATATTCTAACTTTAGACAAGAGTACGACTGGTGATGCCATTATTGCCGCTCTTCAAGTTTTAACTGTGATGGTTGAGCAAAACAAGGCTCTTCATGAATTGGTTCAAGACTTTAAATTATTCCCACAAGTTCTTTTGAACGTACGTTTAGAACAAATGCTTGATCCGTATTCTATTCCGGCATTGGTTACTGAATTTGATAAAGCAGAAGCACAGCTCAAAGGCCGTGGCCGTATCTTGATTCGTAAGTCTGGAACAGAGCCTGTGATTCGTGTCATGGTTGAAGGTGATGATGAGCAAGAGGTGAAAGCTTTAGCTCAGCATTTAGCAGATTCAGTTCGTTCACAAGCACAAGTCGCATAA
- the pdxH gene encoding pyridoxamine 5'-phosphate oxidase, producing the protein MSDVIKDLSELRLSYEQGELHEGQVESNPHQQFLGWFNHALAANLHEPYAMSLATASANGRPHVRTVLLRGATEAGYDFYTNYDSQKGIDLAENPYAELLFYWPSLERQVRVGGRVVKIAEQESTDYYLKRPRDSQIAAHISTPQSGKIESRELLQQRFQELQQQVESREVLDKPEFWGGYRLQPDYFEFWQGRPNRLHDRLSYEKIDGQWTLHRLMP; encoded by the coding sequence ATGAGTGATGTCATCAAAGATTTAAGTGAATTACGCTTAAGTTATGAGCAAGGTGAGTTGCATGAGGGGCAGGTTGAATCTAACCCTCATCAGCAGTTTCTTGGTTGGTTTAACCATGCTCTAGCAGCGAATTTGCATGAACCCTATGCAATGTCATTAGCAACCGCAAGTGCAAATGGCAGACCTCATGTTAGAACTGTTTTGTTACGTGGGGCCACAGAAGCTGGTTATGATTTTTATACGAATTATGATAGTCAAAAAGGTATTGATTTGGCAGAAAATCCATATGCCGAATTATTATTTTACTGGCCAAGTCTAGAGCGTCAGGTGCGAGTGGGTGGTCGTGTAGTTAAAATTGCTGAGCAAGAATCTACAGATTACTACCTTAAGCGACCACGTGATAGCCAGATTGCAGCGCATATCAGTACTCCCCAAAGCGGTAAAATTGAAAGCCGAGAGCTGTTACAGCAACGTTTTCAAGAATTACAACAGCAAGTTGAAAGCCGTGAAGTGCTTGATAAGCCGGAGTTCTGGGGCGGTTATCGTCTGCAACCAGATTATTTTGAATTCTGGCAAGGGCGACCAAATCGTTTACATGACCGCTTGAGTTATGAAAAAATCGACGGTCAATGGACGTTGCACCGACTGATGCCTTAA